In the Clostridium cellulovorans 743B genome, TTACTAACAGTTTCTTGAAGTTGAAATTTTTCAGCTGTATTTATACTTCCAAAAGGAATACTTATAGAGTTAACTAATTCTCTATTTTTAATAAGCACAAATTCTGTACTTGCTCCCCCAATATCCATCATAAGACAATCTTCTATATCTAAAGTATTTACTGTGGCAAAATAATCATAAAAGGCTTCTTCAAGTCCATTTAAAACTCTGATTTCAATACCTGATTCTTGTCTTACATTTTCAATAAACTGTTGTCTATTCTTAGCTTTTCGCACTGCTTCAGTAGCAAAAGCATGAATTTCTTCTACACCTTCTTCATGGCATAAACTTTTAAATTCCTTCATAGCTTCTACTGCCTTTTTCATCCTCGCTGGATTTAGACTTCCGTCTGCTTCTATATCCTTACCTAATCTCGCAGTATTTTTATCTTCATCTAATACTCTAAAGTATTCTCCTTCGATTTGAAAAATAACAAGTCTAATTGTATTGGAACCTATATCAATTATCGCAACTTTTTTCATATTCTGCCCCTCCTATATTAATTATTATTAGAAAGATATCACAATTATACTACATTAATTTTGATTTTAACTACTTAACAAAAACTTAATATAAAAAGCTTATACTATTAATTAAGATTTATAAATATGCTATAATATTTGTTAACAATATATTTATACTATTATTGGTTTAGTAATTTTAAAAATATAGTATTTACAGGTGGTTATGATGAGTAATTTCAATAAACAAAAGTTTTTTAATAGGGAATTAAGTTGGTTACAATTTAATAAAAGGGTTTTCCTCGCGGCGCTAGATTACAATAATCCACTGCTTGAAAGAATTAGCTTTTTATCTATCGTAAGTTCAAACCTAGATGAATTTTTCATGGTGAGAGTTGCTGCACTTTTCGATCAAGTAAATGCTGGCTTTAATGAAAAAGATCAATCAGGCTTTACACCTAAAGAACAATTAGAAGAAATATTAAAGGAAAGTTCTGAGATGATAAAAAGCCAATATTTATGTTACAACTCTAAAATATTCAATGAACTTAAAACTGAAAATATCAATATTCTTAAAGCCGAAGATTTATCATCAAAAGAACTTTCAATTATTGATAGTTTTTTTAGAGATAATATATATCCTGTGCTCACGCCTATAGTAATCGATCAAGGTAGACCTTTTCCATTAATATCAAATAAAAGTATCAACATAGCTTTGCTTATGAAAGATAAAACTCATGGAGAAGAAGCCTTTGGAACAATCCAAGTTCCAACAGTTCTAAAAAGAGTAATTGAAGTTGATTCTAATGAACGAGTTGGAAAAAACTTCATCCTTCTTGAGGATGTAATAAAATTATACATCGGAGAAATATTTAGTGGACACGAAATTATCGACTTAAGTTTATATAGAATAACTAGAAATGGCGATTTAACCCTTGATGAAGAAGGTGCGGAAGATTTACTTGAGTCAATAGAGCAATCCTTAAAGATGAGAAAATGGGGTCGCATAATAAGACTTGAGGTTGAACAAAACTGTAACGAAAAAATTAAAAAATTATTACAGGATGAAATGGAATTATCCTCACCTTGGATATTTGAAATCAACGGTCCTTTAGACTTAACTTTTTTAAGATCTGTCTCATCCTTAAAAGGTTTTGAGCATTTAAAATATCCGCCTCTTAAACAATCTGAACCAATTGAATGTATGGATAAAGATTTATTTAAAGCCATTTCTAATAGCGATATCTTGGTTCACCATCCTTATAACAGTTTTAAACCAATAGTGGACTTGGTACGAACCGCAGCCTCCGATCCTGATGTTCTTGCTATAAAGCAAACCTTATATAGAGTTAGTGGAAACTCTCCAATTGTTGAAGCTTTAGCAGAAGCAGCTGAAAATGGAAAACAAGTTACTGTACTAATGGAACTTAAAGCTAGATTTGATGAAGAAAACAATATACATTGGGCAAAACGCCTTGAAAAATCTGGTTGTCAAGTTATCTACGGATTAGTAGGCTTAAAAACTCATTGTAAAATGCTTATGATTGTGAGAAGAGAAGATTCAGTGATAAATAGATATGTCCATTTAGGAACTGGAAACTATAATGATATAACAGCAAACTTTTATACAGACTTAGGTATATTTACTAAAGATCCAGTATTCGGAGAAGAAGTTGCCATTTTATTTAACATGCTTTCAGGCCATACTCAAATAAAATCTACAAGAAAAGTTTACCCTGCTCCACTTCATTTAAGAAATAAGCTCATCGAATTAATACGAAGAGAAAAAGAAAATGCTTTAGAAGGCAAAACTGCCGCTATAACTGCTAAAATGAATTCTCTTGTTGATGATGAAATTATAAACGAATTATATGAAGCTTCTCAAGCT is a window encoding:
- the ppk1 gene encoding polyphosphate kinase 1, producing MSNFNKQKFFNRELSWLQFNKRVFLAALDYNNPLLERISFLSIVSSNLDEFFMVRVAALFDQVNAGFNEKDQSGFTPKEQLEEILKESSEMIKSQYLCYNSKIFNELKTENINILKAEDLSSKELSIIDSFFRDNIYPVLTPIVIDQGRPFPLISNKSINIALLMKDKTHGEEAFGTIQVPTVLKRVIEVDSNERVGKNFILLEDVIKLYIGEIFSGHEIIDLSLYRITRNGDLTLDEEGAEDLLESIEQSLKMRKWGRIIRLEVEQNCNEKIKKLLQDEMELSSPWIFEINGPLDLTFLRSVSSLKGFEHLKYPPLKQSEPIECMDKDLFKAISNSDILVHHPYNSFKPIVDLVRTAASDPDVLAIKQTLYRVSGNSPIVEALAEAAENGKQVTVLMELKARFDEENNIHWAKRLEKSGCQVIYGLVGLKTHCKMLMIVRREDSVINRYVHLGTGNYNDITANFYTDLGIFTKDPVFGEEVAILFNMLSGHTQIKSTRKVYPAPLHLRNKLIELIRREKENALEGKTAAITAKMNSLVDDEIINELYEASQAGVTIKLIVRGVCSLKPKVKDLSDNIEVSSIIGRFLEHSRIFYFHNNGDDELFLSSADWMRRNLSKRVETMFIIDSIFIKEKIKELLNFYLNDNVNRWILNSDGTYIKVINDEIVVNSQEKTL